The following are from one region of the Actinomycetota bacterium genome:
- the egtA gene encoding ergothioneine biosynthesis glutamate--cysteine ligase EgtA, whose protein sequence is MRTDDVHRHVREHAVATAGRGRLGVELEWLTWPLDDPARPICFDQLRTEVAGPLPRGGRLTFEPGGQVELSSLPQAGIGAAHAAVAADLAVLRGRIGDAGVDLVGLGLDPFRPCRRVVGGPRYDAMEAYFDGAGSAGRRMMCGTASIQLNLDMTGEGTPGARWELAHAIGPVLAAACANSPIVGGRPSRWRSARLAVWAAIDRTRTAPACTSGLAIGDDAAESTASPSDQWAQYALGARVMLVRAGPERFVPVFEHLTFEEWMSRGHELGYPTADDLAYHLTTLFPPVRLRGWMELRMVDALPEPWWRVPGAVATALLDDPEAAAVAREATAPTAHLWHQAARLGLSHPALAASARRCFVAAIAALPRLGADPETQAACAAFFDRFVARGRCPADEVLDRWAADRQVA, encoded by the coding sequence CTGCGCACGGACGACGTCCACCGGCACGTCCGTGAGCATGCCGTCGCGACCGCGGGACGCGGTCGCCTCGGCGTCGAGCTGGAGTGGCTCACCTGGCCGCTCGACGACCCTGCCCGGCCCATCTGCTTCGACCAGCTGCGGACCGAGGTCGCGGGCCCACTGCCGAGAGGTGGGCGACTGACCTTCGAGCCCGGGGGGCAGGTCGAGCTGAGCTCGTTGCCCCAGGCGGGGATCGGCGCCGCACATGCCGCCGTGGCCGCCGACCTCGCCGTCCTGCGCGGCCGAATCGGCGACGCCGGCGTCGACCTGGTCGGCCTCGGCCTCGACCCGTTCCGACCCTGCCGGCGGGTGGTGGGCGGGCCGCGCTACGACGCGATGGAGGCATACTTCGACGGCGCCGGGAGCGCGGGTCGGCGCATGATGTGCGGCACCGCGTCCATCCAGCTCAACCTGGACATGACGGGCGAGGGGACGCCGGGTGCGCGCTGGGAGCTCGCGCACGCCATCGGTCCCGTCCTCGCCGCTGCCTGCGCCAACTCACCGATCGTGGGCGGACGGCCGTCGCGTTGGCGCTCGGCGCGACTCGCCGTCTGGGCCGCGATCGACCGGACTCGTACCGCACCCGCGTGTACCTCGGGCCTCGCCATCGGTGACGATGCCGCCGAGAGCACTGCGTCTCCGTCGGACCAGTGGGCGCAGTACGCGCTCGGCGCACGGGTGATGCTCGTCCGAGCCGGGCCCGAGCGCTTCGTGCCCGTGTTCGAGCACCTCACGTTCGAGGAGTGGATGTCGAGGGGTCACGAGCTCGGCTACCCGACCGCCGACGACCTCGCCTACCACCTGACGACGCTGTTCCCGCCTGTCCGCCTGCGCGGCTGGATGGAGCTGCGCATGGTCGACGCCCTGCCCGAGCCGTGGTGGCGCGTGCCGGGGGCCGTCGCGACCGCGCTGCTCGACGACCCCGAGGCCGCAGCCGTAGCCCGCGAGGCAACCGCGCCCACGGCCCACCTCTGGCACCAGGCCGCCCGCCTCGGGCTCTCACACCCGGCGCTGGCTGCATCGGCGCGCCGATGTTTCGTCGCCGCGATCGCGGCTCTCCCGCGGCTCGGCGCCGATCCCGAGACGCAGGCCGCATGTGCCGCGTTCTTCGACCGGTTCGTGGCCCGCGGCCGCTGTCCGGCCGATGAGGTGCTCGACCGGTGGGCCGCCGATCGCCAGGTGGCCTGA
- a CDS encoding ergothioneine biosynthesis protein EgtB has protein sequence MHDTQLKDAQLKDAVAAELDATRRRTLALLEPLGDDDLRRQHSALMSPLVWDLAHVGNYEDIWLLRGLGHEGVGARYDHMYDAFRHPRPDRPRLPLLGPDDARAYIASVRGRALDVLDRVDLDPGVPLLSRGFVYGMVVQHEHQHVETMLATLQLKAGPVDVGPVEAPPAGAVVAPAEVLVGGGPFVMGTDTEPWAYDNERPAHEVHVDPFLIDTAPVTNHAFLEFIDAGGYHDARWWSDDGWRWCREARLEHPEFWRRESASSWSVLRFGRRAAVDLDEPVQHVCWYEADAYARWRGRRLPSEAEWEKAASWDPERDRKRRYPWGDDAPEPSRANLGRRQFGPAPVGAYPGGASAYGCVQLVGDVWEWTASDFTAYPGFESFPYREYSEVFLGPDYKVLRGGSWATDPIATRNTFRNWDYPIRRQIFAGFRTARDAV, from the coding sequence ATGCACGACACGCAGTTGAAGGACGCGCAATTGAAAGACGCGGTGGCGGCGGAGCTGGACGCGACGCGGCGCCGCACGCTCGCGCTGCTCGAGCCGCTGGGCGACGACGACCTGCGGCGGCAGCACTCGGCGCTCATGTCACCGCTGGTGTGGGACCTGGCGCACGTCGGCAACTACGAGGACATCTGGTTGCTGCGGGGGCTCGGGCACGAGGGTGTCGGTGCGCGGTACGACCACATGTACGACGCCTTCCGGCATCCCCGGCCCGACCGGCCCCGGTTGCCGCTCTTGGGCCCGGATGACGCCCGGGCCTACATCGCTTCTGTGCGCGGCCGCGCCCTCGATGTCCTCGACCGGGTGGATCTCGATCCCGGAGTGCCGTTGCTGAGCCGTGGCTTCGTGTACGGGATGGTCGTCCAGCACGAGCACCAACACGTCGAGACGATGCTCGCGACGCTGCAGCTCAAGGCCGGGCCCGTCGACGTGGGGCCGGTCGAAGCGCCGCCGGCTGGGGCAGTGGTCGCGCCCGCGGAGGTGCTCGTCGGCGGCGGGCCCTTCGTGATGGGCACCGACACCGAGCCGTGGGCTTACGACAACGAGCGGCCCGCACACGAGGTGCACGTCGACCCCTTCCTCATCGACACCGCACCGGTCACGAACCACGCGTTTCTCGAGTTCATCGACGCCGGCGGCTATCACGACGCCCGCTGGTGGAGCGACGACGGCTGGAGATGGTGCCGAGAAGCGCGCCTCGAGCATCCCGAGTTCTGGCGACGCGAGAGTGCGTCGTCGTGGTCGGTTCTCCGGTTCGGCCGGCGGGCGGCGGTCGACCTCGACGAGCCCGTCCAGCACGTCTGTTGGTACGAGGCGGACGCGTACGCGCGATGGCGCGGCCGTCGCCTACCCTCCGAAGCCGAGTGGGAGAAGGCCGCGTCGTGGGACCCCGAGCGCGATCGCAAGCGGCGATACCCGTGGGGAGACGACGCGCCCGAACCGTCGCGTGCCAACCTCGGCCGGCGTCAGTTCGGCCCTGCCCCCGTGGGCGCGTACCCGGGTGGCGCCAGCGCCTACGGCTGCGTGCAGCTCGTCGGCGACGTGTGGGAGTGGACCGCGTCGGACTTCACCGCCTATCCCGGATTCGAGTCGTTCCCGTACCGCGAGTACTCCGAGGTGTTCCTCGGCCCCGACTACAAAGTGCTCAGGGGCGGCTCGTGGGCGACCGACCCGATCGCCACGCGCAACACCTTCCGCAACTGGGACTACCCGATCCGCCGCCAGATCT